One part of the Candidatus Brocadiaceae bacterium genome encodes these proteins:
- a CDS encoding Gfo/Idh/MocA family oxidoreductase: MPPTELRIGVIGAGGRGRLAWHAHKPDEGVRIVAGADVRRAALEQLKERCGPETFVTDDYRRILDRDDVDVVFVTTPDYLHEEHAVAALCAGKHVYLEKPMAITIAGCDRILRTAYETGRKVYAGHNMRHMTFVRRMKELIDGGAIGEVKTGWCRHFVGYGGDAYYKDWHAERSKSTSLLLQKGAHDIDVLHWLCGGYTCRVTAMGALTLYDRITDRRSPEEPPDVSWRMENWPPLSQTRLNPVIDVEDLNMMLMALDNGVLCSYQQCHYAPDGWRNYTIIGTEGRIENFGDSPGHCEVRLWNRRAHYNGEGDERFPIPAVSGGHGGADPAIVDEFVRYVRDGAKVSTSPVAARFSVAAGCQAAASLRNGSEPMDVPPLPLEIIEHFARDVQ; the protein is encoded by the coding sequence ATGCCACCGACGGAACTCAGAATCGGCGTCATCGGCGCCGGCGGACGCGGCCGGCTGGCCTGGCACGCCCACAAGCCGGATGAGGGCGTCCGCATCGTGGCCGGGGCGGACGTGCGGCGGGCCGCGCTCGAACAACTCAAGGAGCGCTGCGGCCCGGAGACCTTCGTCACCGACGACTATCGCCGGATCCTGGACCGCGACGACGTCGACGTGGTGTTCGTGACCACGCCGGACTACCTCCACGAGGAGCACGCCGTCGCCGCCCTTTGCGCGGGCAAGCACGTCTACCTCGAGAAGCCGATGGCGATCACCATCGCCGGCTGCGACCGCATCCTGCGCACCGCGTACGAAACCGGCCGCAAGGTTTACGCCGGCCACAACATGCGCCACATGACGTTCGTGCGGAGGATGAAGGAACTGATCGACGGCGGCGCCATCGGCGAGGTCAAGACGGGCTGGTGCCGGCACTTCGTCGGTTACGGCGGCGATGCCTACTACAAGGACTGGCACGCCGAGCGCAGCAAGTCGACGAGCCTGCTCCTGCAGAAAGGCGCGCACGACATCGACGTGCTCCACTGGCTCTGCGGCGGCTACACGTGCCGCGTGACGGCCATGGGCGCCCTGACGCTCTACGACCGCATCACCGATCGGCGGTCCCCCGAGGAGCCGCCCGACGTGTCCTGGCGCATGGAAAACTGGCCCCCGCTGTCCCAGACGCGCCTGAATCCCGTCATCGACGTCGAAGACCTGAACATGATGCTCATGGCGCTCGACAACGGGGTGCTCTGCTCCTACCAGCAATGCCACTACGCACCGGACGGCTGGCGCAATTACACCATCATCGGCACCGAGGGCCGCATCGAGAACTTCGGCGACTCGCCGGGGCACTGCGAGGTCCGGCTCTGGAACCGCCGGGCGCACTACAACGGCGAAGGCGACGAACGCTTCCCCATCCCGGCCGTGTCCGGCGGACACGGCGGCGCGGACCCGGCCATCGTGGACGAGTTCGTGCGCTACGTGCGCGACGGTGCGAAGGTCTCCACGAGCCCCGTGGCCGCGCGGTTCAGCGTCGCCGCCGGCTGCCAGGCCGCCGCATCGCTCCGCAACGGGAGTGAGCCGATGGACGTGCCGCCGCTGCCGCTGGAGATCATCGAGCACTTTGCGCGGGACGTGCAATAG
- a CDS encoding Gfo/Idh/MocA family oxidoreductase, translating into MIRIAIVGTGGMANTHARAYADIKGCKLVAACDVVPERARAFAERHGMPHAFSNLDEMLAEVEFDALSNVTSDAAHAPVSLRAIAAGRHVLCEKPLATNYPDARRMAAAAKRKGVVSMVNFSYRNSAAIHRAHDMIRRGDIGRVMHVEASYLQSWLTSSHWGDWRSGSAWLWRLSTAHGSKGVLGDIGVHIIDFASYAAGDIRSVNCRLKTFPKARGDRIGEYRLDANDSAVITVETADGAIGTIHTTRWATGHKNSLLLRVYGEEGGIIVDLDRSYTELQVCRGRNIRTQEWSTVRCAATPTIYQRFIKSIRTGVNDQPDFARGAAVQKVLDACFESDAEGRAVKV; encoded by the coding sequence ATGATCCGAATCGCGATTGTCGGGACGGGCGGCATGGCCAACACCCATGCCCGGGCCTATGCGGACATCAAGGGGTGCAAGCTCGTCGCCGCCTGCGACGTGGTCCCCGAGCGCGCCAGGGCCTTCGCCGAGCGCCACGGCATGCCGCACGCCTTCAGCAACCTGGACGAGATGCTGGCCGAGGTCGAGTTCGACGCGCTCAGCAACGTCACGTCCGACGCCGCCCATGCGCCCGTCTCGCTCAGGGCCATCGCGGCCGGCAGGCACGTGCTCTGCGAGAAGCCGCTGGCGACGAACTACCCGGACGCCCGCAGGATGGCGGCCGCTGCAAAACGCAAGGGCGTCGTCAGCATGGTCAACTTCTCCTACCGCAACTCCGCGGCCATCCACCGTGCGCACGACATGATCCGGCGGGGCGACATCGGCCGCGTCATGCACGTGGAGGCGAGCTACCTGCAGAGCTGGCTCACGTCGAGCCACTGGGGCGACTGGCGTTCGGGCAGCGCCTGGCTCTGGCGGCTTTCGACCGCGCACGGCAGCAAGGGCGTGCTCGGCGACATCGGCGTGCACATCATCGACTTCGCCTCCTACGCGGCCGGCGACATCCGCTCCGTCAACTGCCGCCTGAAGACCTTCCCGAAGGCCAGGGGCGACCGGATCGGGGAGTACAGGCTGGACGCCAACGACTCGGCCGTCATCACCGTCGAGACGGCCGACGGCGCGATCGGCACCATCCACACCACGCGCTGGGCGACGGGCCACAAGAACTCGCTGCTGCTGCGGGTCTACGGCGAGGAGGGCGGCATCATCGTCGACCTGGACAGGTCCTACACCGAGCTGCAGGTCTGCCGGGGCAGGAACATCCGAACGCAGGAGTGGTCGACCGTCCGGTGCGCGGCCACGCCGACGATCTACCAGCGGTTCATCAAGAGCATCCGCACGGGCGTCAACGACCAGCCGGACTTCGCCCGCGGCGCCGCCGTTCAGAAGGTCCTCGACGCCTGCTTCGAGTCGGACGCCGAAGGCCGCGCCGTCAAGGTCTGA